In Palleronia sp. LCG004, a single window of DNA contains:
- a CDS encoding MarR family transcriptional regulator: MGQTSDLDATDGDLAATSDLEGLIGYNLKRAYVIVLNDFRATLGEEGLSPRSFSALSLVVQNPHVTQSALARMLGIERSGLVAIIDTLERQGYLDREAVPGDRRIQALVPTRAGRTAHAEARAAVERHEEALFSGLAPADRRRLLQILRDFRAAHESGEGE, from the coding sequence ATGGGCCAGACGAGCGATCTCGACGCGACCGACGGCGACCTCGCCGCGACGTCCGATCTCGAAGGACTCATCGGCTACAATCTCAAGCGCGCCTACGTGATCGTGCTGAACGATTTTCGCGCGACTCTGGGCGAGGAGGGGCTCTCGCCACGCTCCTTCTCGGCGCTGTCGCTCGTCGTGCAGAACCCGCACGTCACGCAGAGCGCGCTGGCACGGATGCTCGGGATCGAACGCTCGGGCCTCGTCGCGATCATCGATACGCTCGAAAGGCAGGGCTATCTCGACCGGGAGGCGGTGCCGGGCGACCGGCGGATCCAGGCGCTCGTCCCGACGCGGGCGGGCCGCACGGCCCATGCCGAGGCCCGCGCCGCGGTCGAGCGTCACGAAGAGGCCCTCTTTTCCGGCCTCGCGCCCGCCGATCGCCGCCGGCTGCTGCAAATCCTGCGCGACTTTCGCGCCGCGCACGAGAGCGGGGAGGGGGAGTGA
- a CDS encoding TRAP transporter substrate-binding protein has product MRKRTFLAGLGVIAATALPMGLHAQEVTLRLHQFLPPQAPVPQEILKPWGERVSEATDGRIAIQHFDAMALGGRPSDLMDQARDGVVDLAMTLVGYTPNRFPRTEVFELPFMMTEPRATALAFWDMVETDWQDNEYGDLKVLGAWVHGPGVIHTADPVETLDDMQGKAMRGPTRVINDMLQELGATPVGMPLPAIPEALSKGVVSGTVIPWEVTSSIRLTELVDNHTEFGGDEALYTATIVLVMNRDSWNALDPDLQEALMAESGAKLSGEAAQIMYDFDAPAREIAVEAGNNIITLGPEEVAPWKEAAQPVIDRWVGEMDGRGIDGRALIEQARGLIEQHSQ; this is encoded by the coding sequence ATGAGGAAACGCACTTTTCTGGCCGGTCTGGGCGTCATCGCCGCAACCGCGCTGCCGATGGGGCTCCATGCGCAGGAGGTGACGCTGAGACTGCACCAGTTCCTGCCGCCGCAGGCCCCCGTGCCGCAGGAGATCCTGAAACCCTGGGGCGAGCGGGTGTCCGAGGCGACCGACGGCCGCATCGCGATCCAGCATTTCGACGCCATGGCGCTGGGCGGACGTCCGAGCGACCTGATGGACCAGGCGCGCGACGGGGTCGTGGACCTCGCCATGACGCTGGTGGGCTATACGCCCAACCGCTTTCCCCGCACCGAGGTCTTCGAGCTGCCCTTCATGATGACCGAGCCCCGCGCCACGGCGCTGGCCTTCTGGGACATGGTCGAGACCGACTGGCAGGACAACGAATACGGCGATCTGAAGGTGCTGGGGGCCTGGGTCCACGGTCCGGGCGTGATCCACACGGCCGATCCCGTCGAGACCCTCGACGACATGCAGGGCAAGGCGATGCGTGGCCCGACACGGGTCATCAACGACATGTTGCAGGAGCTCGGGGCCACGCCGGTCGGGATGCCGCTTCCGGCGATCCCGGAGGCGCTGTCGAAGGGCGTCGTCTCGGGCACGGTCATTCCGTGGGAGGTCACGTCGTCGATCCGCCTGACGGAGCTCGTCGACAATCACACCGAATTCGGCGGGGACGAGGCGCTCTATACCGCGACGATCGTTCTGGTGATGAACCGCGACAGCTGGAACGCCCTCGATCCCGACCTGCAGGAGGCGCTGATGGCGGAATCGGGTGCCAAGCTGTCGGGAGAGGCGGCGCAGATCATGTACGATTTCGACGCCCCGGCGCGCGAAATCGCGGTCGAGGCCGGCAACAACATCATCACGCTCGGCCCGGAGGAGGTCGCCCCCTGGAAGGAGGCGGCGCAGCCGGTCATCGACCGCTGGGTCGGGGAGATGGACGGACGCGGGATCGACGGGCGCGCCCTGATCGAGCAGGCCCGCGGCCTGATCGAGCAGCATTCGCAGTGA
- a CDS encoding crotonase/enoyl-CoA hydratase family protein has translation MGAGRDDIVRIEREGDIATLVLDRPAKRNAMNDALVDALDAFFSRPPDGVRAVILKGEGGHFCSGLDLSEHEHRSPEETVFHSRNWHRVADLIETGGLPVVSVLTGAVIGGGLEIAAATHVRIAEPSVRFQLPEGRRGIFVGGGATVRVGRILGPDRMREMMLTGRSFGVEEGLSLGLAHYSVGAGEGPALAAELASRIADNAPFSNYLMLQAISRINEMSRSDGLFTESLAAAMAQTSEGAKEGLRAFLEKREPKFRS, from the coding sequence ATGGGCGCAGGCCGCGACGACATCGTCCGGATCGAACGCGAGGGCGACATCGCGACGCTGGTCCTCGACCGGCCCGCGAAGCGCAACGCGATGAACGATGCGCTGGTCGACGCGCTCGACGCGTTCTTCTCCCGCCCGCCGGACGGCGTGCGCGCAGTGATCCTGAAGGGCGAGGGAGGGCATTTCTGTTCCGGCCTCGACCTGAGCGAGCACGAGCATCGCAGCCCGGAAGAAACGGTCTTTCATTCGCGCAACTGGCACCGTGTCGCCGACCTGATCGAGACGGGCGGCCTACCGGTCGTGTCGGTCCTGACCGGCGCGGTGATCGGCGGCGGGCTCGAGATCGCGGCGGCGACCCATGTGCGCATTGCCGAGCCCTCGGTCCGGTTCCAGCTGCCCGAGGGGCGGCGCGGGATCTTCGTGGGCGGGGGCGCGACCGTGCGCGTGGGGCGCATCCTGGGCCCCGACCGGATGCGGGAGATGATGCTGACGGGCCGGAGCTTTGGGGTGGAGGAAGGATTGTCGCTGGGGCTTGCGCATTATTCGGTGGGCGCGGGAGAGGGCCCCGCGCTGGCCGCCGAGCTTGCGAGCCGGATCGCCGACAATGCGCCCTTCTCGAATTACCTGATGCTGCAGGCCATTTCTCGGATCAACGAGATGAGCCGGTCGGACGGGCTTTTCACCGAAAGCCTCGCGGCGGCCATGGCGCAGACCTCGGAAGGCGCGAAGGAGGGATTGCGCGCCTTCCTCGAGAAGCGGGAGCCGAAGTTCAGGTCGTGA
- a CDS encoding c-type cytochrome yields MIARPASLVLWTGLFILALAACDGPQSALSPGGRDAEVLAGLLWVMLAGAVAIWFLINGLFFFLTRIRPTPMSRRKAEMLIIGGGILFPTVVVGGLLTYGLSIMPDQRAPGQGTRMEVVGEQWWWRVHYWPEGADTPIVSANEIRFPVGTRSEITLEAARVIHSLWIPGLGGKTDMIPGRTNRMSLEPLDVGTYRGQCAEFCGDSHALMALNAVVMPRESFDAWLGRISRPAAPPEGALEREGQRVFFSEGCGACHAVRGTQAAGRLGPDLTHLAGRTSLAAGIMELTGDNLARWIRDPDEVKPGARMPAYDHLSEAEMSALVAYLEGLE; encoded by the coding sequence ATGATCGCGCGACCCGCCTCCCTCGTTCTTTGGACGGGCCTATTCATTCTCGCGCTTGCCGCATGCGACGGACCGCAATCCGCGCTGAGCCCCGGGGGGCGCGACGCGGAGGTTCTCGCCGGGCTCCTCTGGGTGATGCTGGCGGGGGCCGTCGCGATCTGGTTCCTGATCAACGGCCTCTTCTTCTTTCTCACGCGGATCAGGCCCACGCCGATGTCGCGGCGCAAGGCCGAAATGCTAATCATCGGCGGCGGCATCCTGTTCCCGACGGTCGTCGTGGGCGGGTTGCTGACCTACGGCCTGTCGATCATGCCGGACCAGCGCGCGCCGGGTCAGGGCACGCGCATGGAGGTCGTGGGCGAGCAGTGGTGGTGGCGGGTCCATTACTGGCCCGAGGGGGCCGACACGCCCATCGTCTCGGCCAACGAGATCCGCTTTCCCGTGGGCACCCGGTCGGAGATCACGCTGGAGGCCGCGCGGGTCATCCATTCGCTCTGGATTCCCGGGCTCGGCGGCAAGACCGACATGATCCCCGGACGCACCAACCGCATGTCTCTCGAACCGCTCGATGTCGGAACCTATCGCGGGCAATGCGCCGAGTTCTGCGGCGACAGCCATGCGCTGATGGCGCTCAACGCCGTGGTCATGCCGCGCGAGAGCTTCGACGCCTGGCTCGGCCGCATTTCCCGGCCCGCAGCTCCGCCCGAGGGCGCGCTCGAACGGGAGGGGCAGCGGGTGTTCTTCTCGGAAGGGTGCGGTGCCTGCCATGCGGTGCGCGGGACCCAGGCGGCGGGCAGGCTCGGCCCCGATCTCACCCATCTCGCCGGCCGCACGTCGCTTGCCGCCGGCATCATGGAGCTGACGGGAGACAACCTCGCGCGCTGGATCCGTGATCCCGACGAGGTCAAGCCCGGGGCGAGGATGCCCGCATACGATCACCTGAGCGAGGCGGAGATGTCCGCGCTCGTGGCTTATCTCGAGGGGCTGGAATGA
- a CDS encoding TRAP transporter large permease, producing MSDFALALWSFPVLLALVFVRMPIALAMIAVGVGGSWMVLGTPMMMLNQSKTLVYGTFSNYSFSIIPLFLLMGQFATLSGMSASLFRAAEAFLGHRRGGVAMSAVGACAGFGAICGSSLATAATMGQTALPEMKRYGYPGSLSTGALAAGGTLGILIPPSVILVIYAILAEQNIEKLFVAALIPGILAALGYMLAISVWVRVSPNAAQVKARVPWSGRLSALAQVWPVMTIFVAVVGGIYAGIFTPTEAAAVGAAGTGIAALAAGQLDWRRLKLAIYATASSSAMIFLIILGAGIYNSFLALTQLPQTASAWIGGQDVSPWIVLAAVLVMYLIFGCIMDSLSMVLLTVPIIYPIVSVLDFGLAPGDFGLWFGILVLIVVEVGLITPPVGMNLFIINSMDRDTPIGQTYRGALPFVLTDMVRVAILVAFPAITLWLVRFIDGLG from the coding sequence ATGTCTGACTTCGCGCTCGCGCTCTGGTCGTTCCCGGTCCTGCTGGCGCTCGTCTTTGTGCGGATGCCCATCGCGCTCGCCATGATCGCGGTGGGGGTCGGCGGGTCGTGGATGGTGCTCGGCACGCCGATGATGATGCTGAACCAGTCCAAGACGCTCGTCTACGGGACGTTCTCGAACTATTCCTTCTCGATCATTCCGCTGTTCCTGCTGATGGGCCAGTTCGCGACGCTTTCGGGCATGTCGGCCTCGCTTTTCCGGGCGGCAGAGGCGTTTCTGGGCCACAGGCGCGGTGGCGTCGCGATGTCGGCGGTCGGGGCCTGCGCGGGCTTCGGGGCGATCTGCGGATCGTCGCTCGCCACGGCCGCGACGATGGGCCAGACCGCCCTGCCCGAGATGAAGCGCTACGGCTATCCCGGATCGCTCTCGACGGGCGCGCTGGCGGCGGGCGGCACGCTCGGCATCCTGATCCCGCCATCCGTGATCCTCGTGATCTATGCAATCCTCGCGGAGCAGAATATCGAGAAGCTCTTCGTCGCGGCGCTGATCCCCGGCATCCTCGCGGCCCTGGGCTACATGCTCGCCATCTCGGTCTGGGTGCGGGTGTCGCCAAACGCGGCACAGGTCAAGGCGCGCGTGCCCTGGTCGGGCCGGCTTTCGGCGCTGGCGCAGGTCTGGCCCGTGATGACGATCTTCGTGGCGGTGGTGGGCGGCATCTATGCCGGGATCTTCACGCCGACCGAGGCGGCGGCGGTCGGGGCCGCGGGCACCGGCATCGCCGCGCTCGCCGCCGGGCAGCTCGACTGGCGGCGGCTGAAGCTGGCGATCTACGCGACGGCGTCGTCCTCGGCGATGATCTTCCTCATCATCCTGGGCGCGGGGATCTACAACAGCTTTCTCGCGCTCACGCAGCTTCCGCAGACGGCATCGGCCTGGATCGGGGGGCAGGATGTCTCGCCCTGGATCGTGCTGGCCGCGGTTCTCGTCATGTACCTGATCTTCGGCTGCATCATGGACAGCCTGTCGATGGTGCTGCTGACCGTGCCGATCATCTATCCGATCGTGAGCGTTCTCGATTTCGGACTGGCACCGGGGGATTTCGGGCTCTGGTTCGGGATCCTCGTCCTGATCGTGGTGGAGGTGGGGCTGATCACGCCGCCCGTGGGCATGAACCTTTTCATCATCAACTCGATGGATCGCGACACGCCGATCGGCCAGACCTATCGTGGCGCGCTGCCCTTCGTGCTGACCGACATGGTGCGGGTCGCGATCCTCGTGGCGTTTCCGGCGATCACGCTCTGGCTCGTCCGGTTCATCGACGGGTTGGGCTGA
- a CDS encoding amidohydrolase family protein has translation MVDFASIEAIDFHTHAEEPCCGPRDDGYTEFQAAMAKYFRNPAGADGMLPTVEQTAAHYRARNIAAVIFPVDAERETGFNRYSNEDVARIAAENDDILIPFASVDPHKGRAGAREVRRLARDFGVRGFKFHPTMQGFFPNDRAACYDVLEACAEEGVITLFHTGQTGVGSGMRGGMGMRLKYSNPMHLDDVAVDFPDMPIVLAHPSFPWTEEGLAVAQHKPNVYVDMSGWSPKYFPEIFVKYANSILKRKMLFGSDWPAITPDRWLADFADAPIKDEVRPLILKENAMRLLGVDQAALSRA, from the coding sequence ATGGTCGATTTCGCATCCATCGAGGCCATCGATTTCCACACCCATGCCGAGGAGCCCTGCTGCGGGCCGCGCGACGACGGATATACCGAGTTCCAGGCCGCGATGGCCAAGTATTTCCGCAACCCCGCCGGGGCCGACGGAATGCTCCCCACAGTCGAGCAGACCGCCGCCCATTACCGCGCCCGCAACATCGCCGCCGTGATCTTTCCCGTCGATGCCGAGCGCGAGACCGGCTTCAACCGCTATTCGAACGAGGACGTGGCCCGCATCGCGGCCGAGAACGACGACATCCTCATTCCCTTCGCCTCGGTCGATCCGCACAAGGGCCGCGCCGGCGCGCGCGAGGTCCGCCGCCTCGCGCGCGATTTCGGCGTCAGGGGCTTCAAGTTCCACCCCACGATGCAGGGTTTCTTCCCGAACGACCGGGCGGCCTGCTACGACGTGCTCGAAGCCTGCGCGGAGGAGGGGGTCATCACGCTCTTCCATACCGGGCAGACCGGCGTCGGATCGGGCATGCGGGGCGGGATGGGGATGCGCCTGAAATACTCCAACCCGATGCATCTCGACGATGTCGCGGTCGATTTCCCCGACATGCCCATCGTGCTCGCCCATCCCTCCTTTCCCTGGACGGAGGAGGGGCTCGCCGTGGCGCAGCACAAGCCCAACGTCTATGTCGACATGTCGGGCTGGTCGCCGAAATACTTCCCCGAGATCTTCGTGAAATACGCCAATTCGATCCTCAAGCGAAAGATGCTCTTCGGGTCCGACTGGCCGGCCATCACACCCGATCGCTGGCTCGCGGATTTCGCGGATGCCCCGATCAAGGACGAGGTCCGCCCCCTGATCCTGAAGGAGAACGCGATGCGGCTCCTCGGCGTGGATCAGGCGGCACTCAGCCGCGCATAG
- the pobA gene encoding 4-hydroxybenzoate 3-monooxygenase produces the protein MTRSQVVIIGGGPSGLLLARLLAVRGIESVVLERQTRDYVLGRIRAGVLERGLVELMDEAGIGARLHREGLSHDGVVLARGDDAFRIDFREMTGHSVLVYGQTEVTRDLYDALEDAGHPIEYRVEDVEIHDADTDTPHVTYRVDGESRRIDCDFVAGCDGFHGVSRNTIPESVRRDFERVYPYGWLGILSETPPVHHELIYANSDRGFALASMRNPHLSRSYVQCPSSDRPEDWSDDRFWAEFRRRLPRAHADALVTGPSIEKSVAPLRSFVTEPMRWGRLFLCGDAAHIVPPTGAKGLNTAVSDVRYLHRGLCRYYEQGESAGLDSYSQDALARVWKVERFSWWFSQIMHRTDDQSAFDRKIQLAELDFLRGNADAQRAMAANYVGLPY, from the coding sequence ATGACACGCAGCCAGGTCGTCATCATTGGCGGCGGGCCGTCGGGCCTGCTCCTCGCCCGATTGCTGGCGGTGCGCGGGATCGAGAGCGTCGTCCTCGAACGGCAGACGCGGGACTACGTGCTGGGGCGCATCCGCGCGGGCGTGCTGGAGCGGGGTCTCGTCGAGCTGATGGACGAGGCCGGGATCGGCGCGCGCCTCCACCGAGAGGGGCTGTCCCATGACGGCGTGGTGCTCGCCCGGGGCGATGACGCGTTCCGCATCGATTTCCGCGAGATGACGGGCCATTCGGTCTTGGTCTACGGCCAGACCGAGGTGACGCGCGATCTCTACGACGCACTCGAGGACGCGGGGCATCCGATCGAGTACCGGGTCGAGGATGTCGAGATCCACGATGCCGATACCGACACGCCCCACGTCACCTATCGCGTCGATGGCGAGAGCCGGCGCATCGACTGCGACTTCGTCGCGGGGTGCGACGGGTTCCATGGCGTATCGCGCAACACCATTCCCGAAAGCGTCCGCCGCGATTTCGAACGGGTCTATCCCTATGGCTGGCTCGGCATCCTGTCGGAAACGCCGCCGGTCCATCACGAGCTGATCTATGCCAACAGCGACCGGGGCTTCGCGCTGGCCTCGATGCGCAACCCGCATCTGAGCCGGTCCTACGTGCAATGCCCGTCGAGCGACCGGCCCGAGGACTGGTCCGACGACCGTTTCTGGGCGGAGTTCCGAAGGCGGCTGCCGCGCGCGCATGCCGATGCGCTGGTCACGGGGCCGAGCATCGAGAAATCGGTCGCCCCGCTGCGCTCCTTCGTGACGGAGCCGATGCGCTGGGGGCGGCTCTTTCTCTGCGGGGATGCGGCGCATATCGTGCCGCCCACGGGGGCCAAGGGGCTCAACACCGCCGTCTCGGACGTGCGGTACCTGCACCGGGGGCTTTGCCGGTACTACGAGCAGGGCGAGAGCGCCGGGCTCGACAGCTATTCGCAGGATGCGCTCGCCCGCGTCTGGAAGGTCGAGCGGTTCTCCTGGTGGTTCTCGCAGATCATGCACCGCACCGACGATCAGAGCGCGTTCGACCGCAAGATCCAGCTCGCCGAGCTCGATTTCCTGCGCGGCAACGCTGATGCGCAACGGGCGATGGCCGCCAATTACGTGGGCCTGCCCTATTGA
- a CDS encoding TRAP transporter small permease, with protein sequence MYDLLARLADAIARIAALAGGIILLAITVLTCVSIIGRALVPLGIGPGPIRGIYDYTEIAIAVAIFAFLPICQLQRGHATVDLFTPYFPGTANRVLDLVMDIAMCAVAVVGAQRLYLGMLDKLGYGETTLIAQVPVWQGYAAALVGAVAFALVAAFCILRSARALLRGETDDPRHV encoded by the coding sequence GTGTATGACCTTCTCGCCAGACTTGCCGATGCGATCGCGCGGATCGCGGCCCTCGCCGGGGGGATCATTCTCCTTGCCATCACGGTGCTGACCTGCGTGTCGATCATCGGCCGCGCGCTGGTGCCGCTGGGGATCGGCCCCGGCCCGATCCGGGGGATCTACGACTATACCGAGATCGCGATCGCCGTCGCGATCTTCGCCTTCCTTCCGATCTGCCAGTTGCAGCGCGGCCATGCGACGGTCGATCTGTTCACGCCCTATTTCCCCGGCACCGCGAACCGGGTGCTGGACCTCGTGATGGACATCGCGATGTGCGCGGTGGCCGTGGTGGGCGCGCAGCGGCTCTATCTCGGGATGCTCGACAAGCTCGGCTACGGCGAGACGACGCTGATCGCGCAGGTGCCCGTCTGGCAGGGATATGCCGCGGCGCTCGTCGGTGCGGTGGCCTTCGCGCTGGTGGCCGCGTTCTGCATCCTGCGATCGGCCCGCGCGCTTCTGCGCGGCGAGACGGACGATCCCCGCCATGTCTGA
- a CDS encoding cytochrome P450 encodes MAKFAPLDETITLDALDRDPYPIYRRLRAEAPVCRVAAARRTLLTKAAETKYVKDNPDLFSSNDPDTPMKRAFQAHTLMRKDGPDHLRERMAMAPAFAPRVIRDDWMPRYARIAEEYVARLPRGEIVDLFPALSGPYAARGLAILLGIEEATDDEMQRWSQALIDGAGNFGWRDGPFEVSDRANAEMNKLFDGLLDRHCAEPDNSALSVMLNAEDPIELSQIYANIKIAIGGGINEPRDALNTILYGLLTHPDQCEEVVRNADWDRAFEEGVRWVAPIQASSRLVTEDTELGGCLIPEGDTVMTIQASANRDEDVIENGEDFIVYRDKTPHQSFGNGPHFCQGTHVARRAVGQIMLPILFDRFPRMTIPDRDAVIWRGFGFRGPITMPVLLQ; translated from the coding sequence ATGGCCAAATTTGCACCGCTCGACGAGACGATCACGCTCGACGCGCTCGATCGCGATCCCTACCCGATCTATCGCCGATTGCGGGCCGAGGCCCCGGTCTGCCGGGTGGCCGCCGCACGTCGTACCCTGCTGACCAAGGCGGCCGAGACGAAATACGTGAAGGACAATCCCGATCTCTTCAGCTCGAACGATCCGGACACACCGATGAAGCGCGCCTTCCAGGCCCATACCCTGATGCGCAAGGATGGCCCCGACCATCTGCGAGAGCGGATGGCGATGGCCCCCGCCTTCGCACCCCGGGTGATCCGCGACGACTGGATGCCGCGCTATGCCCGCATCGCCGAGGAATACGTCGCGCGCCTGCCCAGGGGCGAAATCGTCGACCTCTTCCCCGCGCTTTCGGGCCCCTATGCCGCGCGCGGCCTCGCGATCCTTCTCGGCATCGAAGAGGCGACCGACGATGAGATGCAGCGCTGGTCGCAGGCCCTGATCGACGGGGCCGGAAATTTCGGCTGGCGCGACGGGCCGTTCGAGGTCAGCGACCGCGCCAATGCCGAGATGAACAAACTCTTCGACGGGCTGCTCGACCGCCACTGCGCAGAGCCCGACAACTCGGCGTTGTCGGTCATGCTGAACGCCGAGGATCCGATCGAGCTTTCGCAGATCTACGCCAACATCAAGATCGCCATCGGCGGCGGCATCAACGAGCCGCGCGACGCGCTCAACACGATCCTCTACGGTCTGCTCACCCATCCCGACCAATGCGAAGAGGTGGTGCGCAACGCCGACTGGGATCGCGCCTTCGAGGAGGGGGTGCGCTGGGTCGCGCCGATCCAGGCTTCCTCGCGGCTCGTGACCGAGGATACCGAACTCGGCGGCTGCCTGATCCCCGAGGGCGACACGGTAATGACGATCCAGGCCAGCGCGAACCGCGACGAGGACGTGATCGAGAACGGCGAGGACTTCATCGTCTATCGCGACAAGACCCCGCATCAGAGTTTCGGAAACGGTCCGCATTTCTGTCAGGGCACCCATGTCGCGCGGCGCGCCGTCGGCCAGATCATGCTGCCGATCCTGTTCGACCGGTTCCCGAGGATGACGATCCCCGATCGCGACGCGGTCATCTGGCGCGGCTTCGGCTTTCGCGGGCCGATCACGATGCCGGTGCTCCTGCAATGA